From Candidatus Binataceae bacterium, one genomic window encodes:
- a CDS encoding dihydrolipoamide acetyltransferase family protein yields MPVALVMPQLGESVVEGTLTRWLVREGQRVERDQAMAEISTDKVDTQIEAPAGGVVIRLLTAEGQTVAVGTELALIGEAAELAPAASATPAASAAPAASAAPAASAAPAAPAAAGGGVARSQAAPSKPRRFSPVVLKMAAEYQLDPSRIPGTGLGGRVTKRDLERYLTEHGEVAAPVAAAGDGAPSPAARPSPTALPQVFRPPVYQPQADDQIEPFTRRRKIIAEHMVFSKTHSPHVGTVAEVDMTRVVKLRERHKQDFLQREGFALTLLPIVVAATARALREFPRINGCVVGDSLVIRKQINIGVAVDTEAGLVVPVIRDADQKSVLGLAREINALARGAIEGSLGADQLAGGSFTVTNPGREGNLFGFAIINQPQLGILRMGEIKKTAVVMDLDGADVIAVRQIMYLALSYDHRVIDGVLGNRFLFRVGRILEAGEFTI; encoded by the coding sequence ATGCCGGTTGCATTGGTGATGCCACAGTTGGGCGAGAGCGTGGTGGAAGGAACCCTGACGCGCTGGCTGGTCAGAGAGGGTCAGCGGGTCGAGCGCGACCAGGCGATGGCGGAGATTTCCACCGATAAGGTGGACACCCAAATCGAAGCGCCGGCGGGCGGAGTGGTAATCCGTTTGCTGACTGCGGAGGGACAGACAGTAGCGGTGGGCACCGAGTTGGCGCTGATCGGCGAAGCGGCGGAGCTCGCGCCCGCCGCCAGCGCGACACCCGCTGCCAGCGCCGCGCCCGCCGCCAGCGCCGCGCCCGCCGCCAGCGCCGCGCCCGCTGCGCCTGCCGCCGCGGGTGGTGGCGTGGCGCGCAGTCAGGCGGCGCCCTCAAAGCCTCGGCGCTTTTCTCCGGTGGTGCTTAAGATGGCCGCCGAGTATCAACTCGATCCCTCCCGCATACCCGGCACCGGCCTGGGCGGGCGAGTGACCAAGCGCGACCTCGAGCGTTATCTGACCGAGCACGGCGAGGTCGCGGCACCAGTGGCCGCGGCGGGCGACGGTGCGCCGTCACCCGCCGCGCGTCCGTCGCCAACAGCATTGCCGCAAGTTTTTCGTCCACCAGTTTACCAGCCACAGGCGGACGACCAGATCGAACCCTTTACCCGTCGGCGCAAAATCATCGCCGAGCACATGGTGTTCTCCAAGACCCATTCCCCACACGTCGGGACCGTCGCCGAAGTGGACATGACGCGAGTGGTTAAGCTGCGCGAGCGCCACAAGCAGGATTTTTTGCAACGCGAGGGGTTTGCGCTGACGCTTCTGCCGATCGTGGTAGCGGCGACGGCGCGGGCGTTGCGAGAATTTCCGCGAATCAATGGTTGCGTGGTGGGAGATTCGCTGGTCATTCGCAAACAGATTAACATCGGCGTGGCGGTGGATACCGAGGCTGGTCTGGTAGTTCCGGTCATTCGCGATGCCGATCAGAAATCAGTGCTGGGACTGGCGCGCGAGATTAACGCCCTGGCGCGTGGTGCGATTGAGGGTAGTCTCGGGGCCGACCAGCTTGCGGGGGGCAGTTTTACGGTCACCAACCCCGGTCGCGAGGGTAATCTGTTCGGCTTCGCGATTATCAACCAGCCCCAACTGGGCATCTTACGCATGGGCGAGATCAAAAAGACCGCGGTGGTGATGGATCTCGACGGCGCCGATGTTATCGCCGTGCGCCAGATCATGTACCTGGCGCTCTCCTACGACCATAGGGTAATTGACGGTGTCTTGGGCAATCGTTTTTTGTTTCGAGTGGGGCGGATTCTGGAAGCCGGCGAATTTACTATTTGA
- a CDS encoding alpha-ketoacid dehydrogenase subunit beta gives MEATYLEAINQALHEEMRRDDTVLMMGEDVAELGGAFKATVGLLEAFGEERVIDTPISESLIVGAAVGAAVMGLRPVVEMQFADFISCAFDQIVNMAATVRYRHGGRAQCPVVVRSPSGAGIHGAIFHSQNPEAWFTRVPGLKVVAPATAFDAKGMLKSAIRDDDPVIFFEHKRLYRSIKEDLPEGDFTVPLGIAEVRRPGRDLSIITYGGTLHQSLDAARIVEAQDGLSVEVVDLRTLLPLDREAILDTARNTGKVLIVHEDRLTGGIGGEIAALIAELAFEHLDAPVRRLASLDTHVAFSPPLEEAILPNTNKIVEAIRSLASY, from the coding sequence ATGGAGGCCACCTATCTAGAAGCGATCAATCAGGCGTTGCACGAAGAGATGCGGCGCGACGACACCGTCCTGATGATGGGCGAGGACGTGGCCGAGCTGGGCGGCGCCTTCAAGGCCACCGTGGGGCTGTTGGAGGCCTTCGGCGAGGAGCGGGTGATCGATACTCCCATCTCCGAATCGCTGATCGTGGGCGCGGCGGTGGGCGCCGCCGTAATGGGTTTACGGCCGGTGGTGGAGATGCAATTTGCCGACTTTATCTCCTGCGCCTTCGATCAGATTGTCAACATGGCCGCCACCGTGCGTTATCGCCACGGCGGGCGCGCGCAATGTCCAGTGGTGGTGCGCAGCCCCTCGGGCGCCGGTATTCACGGCGCAATTTTCCATTCGCAAAACCCCGAGGCCTGGTTTACCCGAGTGCCCGGGCTCAAGGTAGTAGCACCAGCCACCGCGTTCGACGCCAAGGGAATGCTCAAGAGCGCTATACGAGACGATGATCCGGTGATCTTCTTCGAGCACAAGCGCTTATATCGCAGTATCAAGGAGGATCTGCCCGAGGGCGACTTCACCGTGCCCTTGGGGATAGCCGAAGTTCGTCGGCCCGGGCGCGACCTGTCGATCATTACGTACGGCGGCACGCTCCATCAGAGCCTGGATGCGGCCCGAATCGTCGAAGCCCAGGACGGACTTTCGGTAGAAGTGGTGGATTTGCGTACCCTGCTGCCGCTGGATCGCGAAGCGATCCTAGACACCGCGCGCAATACCGGCAAGGTACTGATTGTGCACGAAGACCGCCTGACTGGGGGGATCGGAGGAGAAATCGCGGCCTTGATCGCGGAGCTGGCCTTCGAGCACCTCGATGCGCCGGTGCGACGGTTGGCGTCACTGGATACTCATGTTGCTTTCAGTCCGCCGCTGGAGGAGGCGATCCTGCCTAACACCAACAAGATAGTCGAGGCGATTCGCAGTTTGGCGAGCTATTGA
- a CDS encoding thiamine pyrophosphate-dependent dehydrogenase E1 component subunit alpha translates to MASQATTHAEIPARVEYELQLYYWMKLIRGFEERVSRLHRQNKILGGVYSGAGQEAIVAGICAPLQNGDFVAPLHRDLGVFLIRGVEPKVLMAQLMGRESGLSRGKDSFLHAGDLSRAIFGSTSMLGSSLPVAVGAALKFKIKREALIAVAFFGEGASSRGDVHEAMNFAAVHKLPVLFVCENNRYAYSTPLEKQMAIDDVAERAAAYGFRGYVSAGNDLLAVLECAERVIQKIRAGEGPALIECKTYRYHGHSEHDPALYRSREELLKWESRDPIQGFEVYLEKTGQDVRRLREQTDQKVAAILQEAVEFAENSPFPSPTQVLEDLYATPVGRKANGGRS, encoded by the coding sequence ATGGCATCCCAGGCAACCACGCATGCCGAAATTCCCGCTCGCGTGGAGTACGAGCTGCAGCTTTATTACTGGATGAAACTTATCCGGGGGTTTGAAGAGCGGGTCTCACGACTGCATCGCCAAAACAAAATTCTGGGTGGGGTCTATTCGGGCGCCGGACAGGAGGCGATTGTGGCTGGGATTTGTGCGCCGCTGCAAAACGGTGACTTCGTCGCTCCGCTGCATCGCGACCTGGGAGTCTTTTTGATTCGCGGGGTGGAACCCAAGGTTCTCATGGCCCAGCTCATGGGTCGGGAAAGCGGGCTGTCGCGCGGCAAGGATTCGTTTTTGCATGCAGGAGACCTCTCGCGCGCGATTTTCGGTTCGACCTCGATGCTGGGCTCCTCGCTGCCGGTGGCGGTGGGCGCGGCCCTCAAGTTCAAAATCAAGCGCGAAGCGCTGATCGCGGTGGCCTTCTTTGGGGAAGGCGCGTCCTCGCGCGGCGACGTGCATGAAGCAATGAACTTCGCCGCGGTGCACAAGCTCCCCGTGCTGTTCGTATGTGAAAACAATCGCTACGCCTACTCCACGCCGCTGGAGAAACAGATGGCGATCGACGACGTCGCTGAGCGGGCGGCGGCCTATGGCTTTCGCGGCTACGTCAGCGCGGGGAACGATTTGCTGGCGGTGCTGGAGTGCGCCGAGCGGGTGATTCAAAAAATTCGCGCCGGGGAAGGGCCTGCCCTAATTGAATGCAAGACCTATCGCTACCATGGCCACAGCGAGCATGATCCGGCGCTTTATCGCAGCCGCGAAGAATTGCTCAAATGGGAAAGTCGCGATCCGATTCAGGGCTTCGAAGTGTACTTAGAAAAGACCGGTCAGGACGTGCGCCGCTTGCGCGAGCAGACCGACCAGAAGGTAGCGGCAATCCTTCAGGAGGCGGTCGAATTCGCTGAAAACAGCCCTTTCCCCAGTCCCACCCAGGTACTCGAGGATCTCTACGCTACCCCGGTGGGACGGAAGGCCAACGGCGGCAGGAGTTAG
- a CDS encoding phage holin family protein, which yields MEHEETTAASRNRGEPEWSSLLGRVLDDFSHVLQMEARLFEANLGQVLIGIVDRALGQVLLIGALLAGGCCLLGALIMGLHTFLPWWAAFAIAGGGVMVGGMAGYLAMQRVATRQENRASIPSC from the coding sequence ATGGAACATGAGGAAACGACGGCAGCCTCTCGCAACCGCGGCGAACCCGAATGGTCAAGTCTGTTGGGACGCGTGTTGGACGACTTTTCGCACGTCTTACAGATGGAAGCGCGGCTGTTTGAAGCCAACCTGGGGCAGGTGCTGATCGGAATTGTCGATCGTGCCCTCGGCCAAGTCCTGCTAATCGGCGCGCTGTTGGCCGGCGGCTGTTGCCTGCTCGGCGCCTTGATCATGGGTTTGCACACTTTTCTGCCTTGGTGGGCCGCCTTCGCGATCGCCGGCGGGGGCGTGATGGTAGGCGGGATGGCGGGCTATCTGGCCATGCAGCGGGTGGCGACGCGACAGGAAAATCGCGCTTCGATTCCCTCATGCTAA
- the cofG gene encoding 7,8-didemethyl-8-hydroxy-5-deazariboflavin synthase CofG has product MPAFSTVPATYSSPAAVQAVERALAGLPLHLDHAIALIEQCDFDHLLAAAGELRDRGKGRVVTYSPKVFLPVTNLCRDRCTYCTFRKDPGQPGAWTMTPAEITEWSRRGRAMGCSEALMCLGDKPELAFRGFRRTLAELGATSTADYVRQACRWALEQNLLPHTNAGVLTREEMAMLRPVNVSMGLMLENVSPRLRGRGGVHQWAPDKAPALRLKMIEEAGQLRIPFTTGILLGIGENAAERAESLIAIRDLHARYGHIQEVIVQNFRAKPDIPMAGHPEPEAHEMARAIATARLVLGPAMNVQAPPNLSPNDIELFLRAGINDWGGISPLTRDYVNPEAPWPHLEALGARCAEAGFTLRARLPVYREFINSRWIDPELLPLVGAFMASGESL; this is encoded by the coding sequence ATGCCTGCTTTCAGTACCGTTCCAGCAACCTACTCGTCTCCCGCCGCCGTGCAGGCCGTGGAGCGAGCCTTGGCTGGGCTGCCATTGCATCTCGACCATGCGATAGCACTCATCGAGCAGTGCGATTTCGACCATCTGCTGGCAGCCGCTGGCGAACTACGCGATCGCGGCAAGGGACGGGTGGTGACCTATTCGCCCAAGGTTTTTTTACCGGTCACCAACCTGTGCCGCGATCGCTGTACTTATTGTACCTTTCGCAAAGATCCGGGGCAGCCGGGAGCCTGGACCATGACCCCGGCGGAGATCACCGAATGGTCGCGCCGCGGGCGCGCAATGGGTTGTAGCGAAGCGCTGATGTGCCTGGGCGACAAGCCCGAGCTCGCCTTTCGTGGCTTTCGCCGCACCCTGGCTGAATTGGGCGCCACCAGCACCGCGGATTATGTGCGCCAGGCCTGCCGATGGGCATTGGAGCAAAACTTGTTGCCGCACACCAATGCCGGGGTACTGACGCGAGAAGAGATGGCGATGCTGCGGCCGGTCAACGTCAGCATGGGGCTGATGCTGGAAAATGTTTCGCCCCGCCTGCGAGGGCGCGGTGGAGTCCATCAATGGGCTCCGGATAAAGCGCCGGCCCTGCGCCTGAAAATGATCGAAGAGGCTGGCCAGCTGCGCATCCCTTTCACCACCGGCATTCTGCTGGGAATCGGTGAGAACGCCGCCGAGCGCGCCGAGAGTCTGATCGCGATTCGTGACCTGCATGCTCGTTACGGTCACATTCAGGAAGTGATCGTGCAAAACTTCCGCGCCAAACCAGATATCCCAATGGCGGGCCATCCTGAGCCCGAAGCGCACGAAATGGCCCGTGCGATCGCTACCGCTCGGCTGGTCCTCGGACCAGCAATGAACGTGCAGGCGCCGCCCAACCTCTCGCCTAACGACATCGAACTTTTCCTGCGCGCCGGCATCAACGATTGGGGCGGGATCTCGCCCTTGACCCGCGATTACGTCAACCCCGAGGCGCCCTGGCCTCACCTGGAGGCCCTGGGTGCGCGCTGCGCCGAAGCCGGCTTCACCCTGCGTGCGCGTTTGCCGGTGTACCGCGAATTTATTAATTCGCGCTGGATTGACCCCGAGTTGCTACCGCTGGTTGGCGCCTTTATGGCGTCGGGAGAAAGCCTGTGA
- the cofH gene encoding 5-amino-6-(D-ribitylamino)uracil--L-tyrosine 4-hydroxyphenyl transferase CofH, whose amino-acid sequence MNVAELSEYVNGIEAAALERMLAGATPAIRTILTQAMAGGEIDPEAGLALYTSQGNDLAALIKCADWARRADCGDEVTYVVNRNINFTNVCFVNCQFCGFKRHRLDSDAYDHSDATILAKVADAVARGATEICMQGGINPDMPAFKYRDLLDTIKGCFPQIHVHAFSPMEILYGARRARMNYREYIGMLREHGLGSIPGTAAEILDDEVREILSHKKVDVATWVEIITTAHDLGVPTTSTVMYGHLEQPRHLVNHLTLLRDIQKRTGGFTEFVPLRFVHTNTMLYRQGMVSPQPRGYDDLRLYAFARLYLRPWIVNLQTSWVKLGLELAALTLKTGCNDFSGTLMEESITAQAGGEEGEFVAVDEIEQLAARMGRVAVQRDTLYQKLRGKRAPNGARPIQFSSDHHDSCRGSGCG is encoded by the coding sequence GTGAACGTGGCTGAACTAAGCGAATACGTCAACGGGATCGAGGCCGCCGCGCTGGAGCGAATGCTGGCAGGCGCCACGCCCGCCATTCGCACGATACTGACGCAGGCAATGGCAGGGGGCGAAATCGATCCGGAAGCGGGCCTGGCGCTCTACACCAGCCAGGGCAACGACCTGGCGGCACTGATCAAATGCGCGGATTGGGCACGCCGCGCCGATTGCGGCGACGAAGTCACTTACGTTGTAAACCGCAATATCAATTTCACCAACGTCTGCTTCGTCAACTGCCAATTCTGCGGCTTCAAGCGTCATCGGCTTGACAGCGACGCCTACGATCACTCCGACGCCACTATCTTGGCCAAGGTGGCGGACGCGGTGGCCCGCGGCGCCACCGAAATCTGCATGCAGGGCGGAATCAATCCCGACATGCCAGCCTTCAAATATCGCGATCTGCTCGATACGATCAAAGGCTGCTTTCCGCAAATCCATGTTCACGCCTTCTCGCCGATGGAGATCCTGTATGGGGCGCGGCGTGCCCGAATGAACTATCGGGAGTATATCGGGATGCTGCGCGAGCACGGCCTGGGTTCTATCCCGGGTACCGCGGCCGAGATTCTGGACGACGAGGTCCGCGAAATTCTAAGTCACAAGAAAGTGGACGTGGCGACTTGGGTGGAAATCATTACCACCGCCCACGATTTGGGCGTGCCCACCACCAGCACCGTGATGTACGGCCATTTGGAGCAGCCCCGCCATCTCGTCAACCATCTGACCTTGCTGCGCGATATCCAGAAGCGCACCGGCGGTTTTACCGAGTTCGTGCCACTACGCTTCGTACATACCAACACCATGCTGTACCGCCAAGGGATGGTTTCGCCGCAGCCACGCGGCTATGACGACTTGCGCCTATACGCTTTCGCCCGCCTTTACCTGCGGCCTTGGATCGTCAACCTGCAAACCTCCTGGGTCAAGCTGGGGCTGGAGTTAGCGGCCCTGACCCTTAAGACCGGGTGCAATGATTTCTCAGGCACCCTGATGGAGGAAAGCATCACGGCGCAAGCCGGAGGCGAAGAAGGCGAATTTGTGGCGGTGGACGAAATCGAGCAGCTAGCGGCGCGGATGGGGCGCGTGGCGGTGCAACGCGATACCCTGTACCAGAAACTTCGGGGAAAGAGAGCGCCCAATGGGGCACGGCCGATCCAATTCTCAAGCGACCATCACGATTCTTGCCGGGGGAGTGGGTGCGGCTAA
- the cofD gene encoding 2-phospho-L-lactate transferase produces the protein MGHGRSNSQATITILAGGVGAAKFLRGLALTLDQRRLRIIVNTGDDEEFYGLHVSPDLDTVTYTLAGVVNAQTGWGWKEESFATLAALARFYGPAWFGLGDRDFATHLFRTERLRQGWPLSRITAEIARRFGLRCAVMPMSDDRVRTFVTVRGRGPRPFQQYFVRERFRGQVEGIHWRGIKRARPLPAALAAIEQARAIILAPSNPFVSLGPILALRPLRQALVRVRERVAAISPIVGGKALKGPADKMLRGLGHPVSALGVAQLYRDCVGTFVLDQADHRLLGAIQALGLRAVVTDTIMSDPARAANLASVVLSALNV, from the coding sequence ATGGGGCACGGCCGATCCAATTCTCAAGCGACCATCACGATTCTTGCCGGGGGAGTGGGTGCGGCTAAATTTCTGCGCGGGCTGGCGCTCACCCTGGATCAACGCAGGCTCAGGATAATCGTCAACACCGGAGACGATGAGGAATTTTACGGCCTGCACGTTTCGCCCGATCTCGATACCGTGACCTATACGTTGGCCGGCGTCGTCAATGCGCAGACCGGCTGGGGTTGGAAGGAAGAATCCTTTGCCACCCTGGCAGCACTGGCGCGCTTTTACGGACCGGCCTGGTTCGGCTTGGGCGACCGCGACTTCGCAACCCATCTGTTCCGCACTGAGCGCCTGCGCCAAGGCTGGCCACTGAGCCGAATTACCGCGGAGATTGCCCGCCGCTTCGGGCTACGCTGCGCGGTCATGCCGATGAGCGACGATCGGGTGCGGACCTTTGTCACCGTGCGCGGCCGCGGACCACGGCCCTTTCAGCAGTATTTCGTGCGCGAGCGCTTCCGCGGCCAAGTCGAAGGCATCCACTGGCGAGGCATCAAGCGCGCGCGTCCCTTGCCCGCCGCACTGGCTGCAATCGAGCAGGCACGCGCCATCATTCTGGCCCCCTCCAACCCTTTCGTCTCGCTCGGCCCCATTCTAGCGCTAAGGCCGCTGCGCCAAGCCCTGGTGCGGGTGCGCGAGCGGGTGGCCGCGATCAGTCCAATCGTGGGGGGAAAGGCCTTGAAAGGACCGGCCGATAAGATGTTGCGCGGTCTTGGCCATCCGGTTTCAGCGCTGGGCGTAGCCCAACTTTATCGTGATTGCGTGGGGACGTTCGTGCTCGACCAGGCCGATCATCGTCTGCTCGGCGCGATCCAGGCCCTGGGCCTGCGCGCCGTGGTCACCGATACCATCATGAGCGACCCCGCGCGCGCCGCAAACCTAGCAAGCGTGGTCCTAAGCGCGCTTAACGTGTAG
- the cofE gene encoding coenzyme F420-0:L-glutamate ligase, whose product MASLTLTALEGLPLITPGDDLAAMLIDGLERAALRLQAGDILVVCQKAISKAEGRVYDLREVEPSALARSHAARWGKDPRVVELVLRNTNRVVRMDRGVLIVETGPGWICANAGLDVSNTIAEERAILLPVDADRSAAALREELMRRCGCEVAVIVSDTFGRPWREGLTEICLGIAGMEALLDLRGTRDLGGRELAHTVVAVADELAGAAGLLMEKASAVPAVLVRGYRYRPAAGSAKALIRAAEADLFR is encoded by the coding sequence ATGGCTTCACTCACCCTGACCGCGCTGGAAGGCCTCCCGCTTATTACGCCCGGTGACGACTTGGCTGCGATGCTGATCGACGGCCTGGAGCGAGCCGCGCTGAGACTGCAGGCAGGCGACATTCTGGTGGTCTGCCAAAAGGCAATTTCCAAGGCCGAAGGGCGGGTCTATGACCTGCGCGAAGTCGAACCCTCGGCGCTGGCACGCAGCCACGCGGCCCGCTGGGGCAAGGATCCGCGCGTGGTCGAATTGGTGCTGCGAAATACCAATCGGGTGGTGCGAATGGATCGCGGCGTGTTAATCGTGGAGACGGGCCCAGGCTGGATATGTGCTAATGCCGGGTTGGACGTATCCAATACCATCGCCGAAGAGCGCGCAATCCTGTTGCCGGTAGACGCTGATCGCTCGGCGGCGGCGCTGCGCGAAGAATTGATGCGGCGGTGCGGATGTGAGGTCGCGGTGATCGTCAGCGATACCTTTGGCCGTCCCTGGCGGGAGGGACTCACCGAAATTTGCCTAGGAATCGCTGGCATGGAAGCGCTGTTGGATTTGCGCGGCACTCGCGACCTGGGCGGGCGCGAGTTGGCCCACACGGTGGTCGCGGTAGCCGACGAATTGGCTGGCGCGGCCGGTTTATTGATGGAAAAAGCCAGCGCCGTCCCGGCTGTGCTCGTACGAGGCTATCGCTACCGGCCGGCGGCGGGAAGCGCCAAAGCCTTGATTCGCGCCGCGGAAGCAGATTTGTTCAGATAG
- a CDS encoding polyprenyl synthetase family protein, whose translation MPKAANLNRLQSSIPITTDQSAACAENPAQVVEAELRAVEERMLGLLDCREQFISEICRYLVGGGGKRVRPVFILLLYRACGGDDSRLRDAVDVCVALELIHSATLLHDDIIDGGQLRRGKPSAYKRFGLGPTLVAGDFLFSRAFELCGPFEEELIRIAAEACIQLTEGEVMEGRLRFNPAITLDDYRRVIQLKTASLFWAGGKIAALLAGAPLSLVTWMGELGTEIGVIFQMVDDLLDVVGPEAKIGKPVGSDLRAGIPSLPVVLGVERSEELRNLFQSGSAVDGAGFQRALELVSAPEILREARARAAQQAHSARRLLGHLPPSLFRDRIATMVDGQVAREV comes from the coding sequence ATGCCTAAAGCAGCTAACTTAAATCGGCTCCAAAGCTCCATTCCCATCACTACCGACCAGAGCGCCGCCTGCGCGGAAAACCCGGCGCAGGTGGTCGAAGCAGAATTACGGGCGGTGGAAGAGCGGATGCTGGGTCTGCTCGATTGTCGTGAGCAGTTCATCAGCGAAATTTGCCGCTACCTGGTCGGCGGCGGCGGCAAGCGCGTGCGCCCAGTTTTCATTTTGCTCCTGTACCGTGCGTGTGGGGGCGACGACAGCCGCTTGCGGGACGCAGTCGATGTCTGCGTGGCATTGGAATTGATTCATTCCGCCACTCTCTTACATGACGATATTATCGACGGTGGCCAGTTGCGCCGCGGCAAACCGTCGGCCTATAAGCGCTTCGGCCTGGGCCCTACCCTGGTCGCCGGCGACTTCCTGTTCTCGCGTGCCTTCGAGCTGTGCGGCCCCTTTGAGGAGGAGCTTATCCGGATAGCAGCCGAGGCCTGCATTCAGTTGACCGAAGGTGAAGTGATGGAGGGACGCTTGCGCTTTAATCCCGCCATCACCCTGGACGACTACCGGCGCGTAATTCAGCTCAAGACCGCCTCCCTATTCTGGGCGGGAGGGAAAATTGCCGCCCTACTGGCCGGCGCTCCGCTCTCCTTGGTCACTTGGATGGGCGAGCTGGGAACAGAAATCGGCGTGATCTTTCAGATGGTTGACGATTTGCTCGACGTGGTGGGGCCGGAGGCCAAAATCGGTAAACCAGTTGGTTCGGACCTGCGCGCCGGCATTCCCTCGCTGCCGGTCGTCCTAGGGGTGGAGCGTTCGGAGGAGTTGCGCAACCTCTTCCAAAGCGGTAGCGCGGTGGATGGGGCGGGTTTCCAGCGGGCCTTGGAATTGGTCAGCGCGCCCGAGATACTAAGAGAAGCGCGCGCCCGCGCCGCGCAACAAGCCCACAGCGCACGCCGGCTCCTCGGCCATCTGCCACCTTCCCTGTTTCGCGACCGTATCGCCACGATGGTCGATGGGCAGGTGGCACGCGAGGTTTAA
- a CDS encoding MarR family transcriptional regulator, protein MTERGETERDFVDGLIEQWQRASPSFDYSWFGFVTRVQRLSVFINAIQENFARAHGLKYGEFLVLAALRRSIPECALNPTELFRSLLITSGAITKRVDRLVGMGLVERRADPEDRRGVLVYLTARGHQLCDEMIATSFAQDSAYGRVKNFNEQDRRDLANLLRRALMAFEQCDSTAASERRRAEVRSSPPREPDNT, encoded by the coding sequence ATGACGGAGCGGGGCGAGACAGAACGGGACTTTGTGGATGGGCTGATCGAGCAATGGCAGCGGGCCAGTCCAAGTTTTGACTATAGCTGGTTCGGTTTCGTGACACGGGTACAGCGGCTGTCGGTCTTCATTAACGCCATCCAAGAAAACTTTGCTCGGGCTCATGGCCTCAAGTATGGAGAATTCCTGGTGTTGGCCGCCTTGCGCCGCAGTATTCCGGAGTGTGCGCTGAATCCCACCGAGCTATTTCGCTCCCTGCTTATCACTTCGGGCGCAATCACCAAGCGGGTGGATCGCTTGGTTGGGATGGGACTGGTCGAGCGGCGTGCGGACCCCGAGGATCGGCGCGGAGTGCTCGTTTATCTGACGGCGCGCGGGCATCAATTGTGCGACGAAATGATCGCGACCAGCTTCGCTCAAGACAGCGCCTACGGGCGAGTAAAGAATTTCAACGAGCAGGATCGCAGAGATTTGGCGAATCTGCTACGGCGGGCGTTGATGGCCTTCGAGCAGTGCGACTCGACTGCGGCCAGTGAACGCAGGCGCGCTGAAGTGCGTTCCTCTCCCCCACGCGAGCCGGACAACACTTAA